A window of Chitinophaga sp. MM2321 contains these coding sequences:
- a CDS encoding FecR domain-containing protein: MEGVRFQALLKEYISGDISPAQHHELFTLIDSGLYNELLEENIAGMLQREQLVGADLAPHRAQRIVTNILSAERHTDKVFRLSKRRRSFSRWIAAAAVFTVIATAAYLLLNRPATPAHITYTAAVTDQLSTENTSVQPQRVQLEDGTAIVLQPGARITYARHFLGAKREVYLSGEAFFEISNSAHTPFLVYSNSIVTQVLGTSFSVLQNKLHNQVEVNVRTGKVQVFENPALLPAGESAAKGIILTPNQKGIYKNDKREFETTLVEAPEPLTADRHATAITPPAFVFEGKPIADVLSALEKAYGIEIVVENDNLYHCIFTGDVTEQSLYTKLDMITRVINATYEIKGTRILIKGSGCK, encoded by the coding sequence ATGGAGGGTGTGCGATTCCAGGCTTTGCTGAAGGAATACATTTCGGGTGATATCTCCCCCGCGCAGCACCATGAACTGTTTACGCTGATCGATAGCGGGTTGTACAATGAGCTGCTGGAAGAAAATATTGCCGGCATGCTGCAACGGGAACAGCTGGTGGGCGCCGACCTGGCGCCGCATCGGGCGCAACGCATCGTTACCAATATTTTATCTGCGGAGCGGCATACGGACAAAGTATTCCGGTTGTCAAAACGGCGGAGGAGTTTCTCCCGCTGGATAGCAGCCGCGGCTGTTTTTACGGTGATCGCTACCGCCGCTTATTTGTTGTTGAACAGACCCGCCACGCCTGCCCACATAACTTATACCGCCGCCGTAACGGATCAGCTGAGCACTGAAAATACATCCGTTCAACCACAGCGGGTACAGCTGGAAGATGGCACTGCCATTGTGTTGCAGCCGGGAGCCCGCATCACATATGCCCGGCATTTCCTGGGCGCCAAAAGAGAGGTCTATTTAAGCGGGGAAGCGTTTTTTGAGATCAGCAACAGCGCGCATACCCCCTTTTTAGTATACAGCAATAGTATTGTTACACAGGTGCTGGGCACCAGTTTTTCTGTCTTACAAAATAAATTACATAACCAGGTAGAAGTGAATGTACGTACGGGAAAAGTACAGGTATTTGAAAACCCGGCGTTGCTACCTGCCGGGGAATCTGCCGCCAAAGGCATTATTCTCACACCAAATCAGAAGGGGATCTACAAAAACGATAAACGGGAATTTGAAACTACGCTGGTAGAAGCGCCGGAGCCGCTCACGGCCGACCGCCACGCTACGGCTATTACTCCACCCGCCTTTGTATTTGAAGGCAAGCCCATAGCAGACGTGCTATCGGCGCTGGAAAAGGCTTACGGGATTGAAATTGTAGTGGAAAACGACAATTTATACCACTGCATTTTTACCGGGGATGTAACCGAACAATCACTCTACACCAAACTGGATATGATTACCCGTGTTATCAACGCCACATATGAAATAAAAGGAACCAGGATCCTGATCAAGGGAAGCGGCTGTAAATAG
- a CDS encoding RNA polymerase sigma-70 factor has product MSSYQQYEESTLLALLAEDSEYAFQLIFDRYRNHVYKVAVVYLKSPAIAEEIVQDIFLKLWFQRKELTGIHSLEAWLYTVTKNFVLNAIKKTAHEWTARERWLKETQVDEGNADEKVITEQYRQLLAEAIAQLPKQQQLVYKLGKEQYLSYEEIAQRLSLSPLTVKTHMARALDAIRTFLRQNGVVFVILLLIGKK; this is encoded by the coding sequence GTGTCATCCTACCAGCAATACGAGGAATCCACTTTGCTCGCCCTCCTCGCGGAGGACAGTGAATATGCTTTCCAGCTTATTTTCGACCGGTACCGCAACCACGTGTACAAGGTAGCGGTGGTGTACCTGAAATCTCCGGCTATTGCAGAGGAGATCGTGCAGGACATCTTCCTGAAACTATGGTTCCAGCGCAAAGAGCTGACAGGCATTCATTCGCTGGAAGCCTGGTTATATACGGTTACAAAGAATTTCGTGCTCAATGCTATCAAGAAAACGGCGCATGAATGGACGGCCAGGGAGCGGTGGTTGAAAGAAACACAGGTGGATGAAGGGAATGCGGATGAAAAGGTGATTACGGAGCAATACCGGCAACTGTTGGCGGAGGCCATTGCACAGTTGCCGAAGCAACAACAGTTGGTATATAAGCTGGGTAAAGAACAATATCTTTCTTACGAGGAAATCGCGCAGCGGTTATCCCTTTCTCCTTTAACGGTTAAAACCCATATGGCCCGGGCATTGGATGCTATTCGTACTTTTTTACGGCAAAACGGGGTGGTGTTTGTCATTCTACTCCTGATAGGTAAAAAATAA
- a CDS encoding TonB-dependent receptor: protein MRKKQLIALVSTVMRNTIVPLILILLCTVTLSAKDSKAQEILDRQLSLSVNNRTLVKVIANIQAQTGVKFVYSSNAIQADRKVSLRMVNKTISQFIEEILKPLNISYKIVEDKILLFPATQPEAAVKLEAALSPVQAPPGTITGRVVDDHGDPVLGASIAVKGTSRGTTTDIDGNFKLNIQESDKVLVVSSLGFTSTEVVINNQTTLTIKLAASVGKLDEVIVVGYGSQRKKDLTGAVSVVTAADIANRPIVDAGEALQGKAAGVQVVSNSGKPGAGLSIRIRGASSISAGNEPLYVVDGIPMTDITSLNPNDIASISVLKDAASASIYGTRAANGVVVITTKRGVSGKSSIDFSTYYGITSPSKMLPVINAKQYQDFVNELKGPGTVTDAMVAANNINWPDEVFRNGNQQNYQLSVSGGTEKTQHYISLNYADQTGIIKPAIYNRASARVNITTKATDWLTVMTNTSMSRSHFNDSKDNQSVARGGVVLSALETPAITPKFNPDGTIGLNTLGNGWENPLGSILGSWTKNINDRLISNIGADVKLWKGLVFQSRFGIDYSNNKNTYFLDPFLTTNGRNPGTTKHQQIKLNNFTWLSEQTLHYETTFGKSHLTALAGWTVQDSHTEQTSISGSYLKPEYRNLPWEQSFLRDSVHAPPTTYVDEWALISYLGRITYDYDDKYLFQANVRSDNSSKFAPGNRNAVFPSFSAGWRISREDFMKDVTVINDLKLRGGWGQNGNQEGIGSYSYLPLSSIDPVTGAVTPKSIAPESLTWETSTQTNVGIDATLLNNRLSFTADFYVKNTKNVLINLPLPSQAGFATAPVNGAATRNVGQEFLISSRNIDQPDLKWSTDLNISFNKNEVTRIFNNIEFLNAWGDVDSRGKAIALAVGSGLGAFYGYTAAGVDPANGDQLYLTKDGKTTHNPSPTDRTVIGSAQPTFVYGLTNTLTYKNFDLTVFIQGSQGNKIFNAARLESEAMIFGINQSTAILNRWRKEGDVTDIPGVTKDGSTNNSLISTRFLENGSYLRFKTITLSYRFSPELLRHIGLTAATIYVSGNNLITITKYKGFDPEVSSNGSGLGAAADATQATSINDNRNISIGMDNGAYPQSKMFLFGLNVSL, encoded by the coding sequence ATGAGAAAGAAGCAATTGATTGCTTTGGTATCCACTGTCATGAGAAACACCATTGTACCACTCATTCTTATACTTTTATGTACCGTCACGTTATCAGCCAAGGATAGCAAAGCGCAGGAAATACTTGACCGGCAGCTTTCTTTATCTGTCAACAACCGGACATTGGTAAAAGTGATCGCCAACATCCAGGCGCAAACCGGTGTAAAATTTGTTTACAGCAGCAATGCCATCCAGGCCGACCGGAAAGTATCGCTGCGCATGGTAAATAAAACCATCAGCCAGTTTATAGAAGAGATCTTAAAACCACTGAACATCAGTTATAAAATAGTGGAAGATAAGATCCTGCTGTTTCCTGCTACGCAACCGGAAGCTGCAGTAAAGCTGGAAGCCGCGTTGTCGCCCGTGCAGGCGCCACCCGGCACCATCACCGGCAGGGTGGTTGACGATCATGGTGATCCGGTACTGGGCGCCAGCATCGCCGTAAAAGGTACTTCGAGAGGTACCACCACCGATATCGATGGTAATTTTAAACTCAACATCCAGGAAAGTGATAAAGTATTGGTGGTATCCAGCCTGGGGTTTACTTCTACGGAAGTTGTGATCAACAATCAGACAACCCTCACCATCAAACTGGCAGCATCTGTAGGCAAGCTCGATGAAGTGATTGTAGTAGGTTATGGCTCCCAGCGCAAAAAAGATCTTACCGGTGCGGTTTCTGTGGTCACTGCCGCCGATATTGCCAACCGTCCCATTGTAGATGCAGGCGAGGCTTTGCAGGGTAAGGCAGCCGGCGTACAGGTAGTATCTAATTCTGGTAAGCCGGGAGCTGGTTTATCTATCCGTATCAGGGGCGCTTCTTCTATCAGCGCGGGCAACGAACCGCTATATGTGGTAGATGGTATTCCGATGACGGATATTACTTCGCTCAACCCCAACGATATTGCTTCTATTTCTGTGTTGAAAGATGCGGCTTCTGCTTCTATATATGGTACCCGCGCGGCCAACGGGGTGGTGGTGATCACCACCAAAAGAGGTGTCAGCGGGAAATCGTCGATTGATTTCAGTACCTACTACGGTATTACGTCTCCTTCAAAAATGCTACCGGTGATCAATGCAAAACAGTACCAGGATTTCGTTAATGAGCTGAAAGGCCCCGGTACTGTGACAGATGCCATGGTGGCAGCGAATAACATCAACTGGCCTGATGAAGTTTTCCGGAACGGTAACCAGCAGAATTACCAGCTCTCCGTTTCCGGTGGCACAGAAAAAACACAACATTATATTTCGTTGAATTATGCCGATCAGACAGGGATCATCAAGCCGGCGATTTACAACCGGGCCAGTGCCCGGGTGAATATCACCACCAAAGCAACAGACTGGCTGACAGTGATGACCAATACATCTATGTCACGTTCGCATTTCAACGACTCCAAAGATAACCAGAGCGTGGCCAGGGGCGGGGTCGTATTATCTGCCCTGGAAACGCCCGCTATCACGCCCAAATTTAATCCCGATGGTACCATTGGTTTAAATACGCTGGGTAATGGCTGGGAGAATCCGCTGGGCAGCATCCTGGGTTCCTGGACCAAGAATATAAATGACCGCCTGATATCCAACATCGGCGCCGATGTGAAGCTGTGGAAAGGGCTGGTGTTCCAGTCGCGTTTTGGTATCGACTACTCCAATAACAAGAATACCTATTTCCTGGATCCTTTCCTGACTACCAACGGAAGAAATCCGGGTACCACCAAACATCAGCAGATTAAGTTAAACAACTTCACCTGGCTGAGTGAACAAACGCTGCATTACGAAACAACTTTCGGAAAAAGCCATCTCACCGCATTGGCTGGTTGGACCGTACAGGACTCGCATACAGAACAAACAAGTATTTCAGGCTCCTATCTGAAACCGGAGTACCGTAACCTCCCCTGGGAACAGAGCTTCCTGAGAGATTCCGTGCATGCGCCGCCAACCACCTATGTGGATGAATGGGCGCTGATCTCCTACCTGGGCAGGATCACCTATGATTATGATGATAAATACCTGTTCCAGGCAAACGTGCGCTCTGATAATTCTTCCAAATTTGCACCGGGTAACAGAAACGCTGTCTTCCCTTCTTTTTCTGCCGGATGGAGAATATCAAGAGAAGATTTTATGAAAGATGTAACCGTGATCAATGACCTGAAACTGCGTGGTGGCTGGGGGCAGAATGGTAACCAGGAAGGTATCGGCAGCTATAGCTATCTGCCTTTGTCCAGCATCGATCCGGTTACCGGCGCCGTTACGCCGAAATCTATTGCACCGGAAAGCTTAACCTGGGAAACCAGTACCCAGACCAATGTGGGTATTGATGCTACCTTGCTGAATAACCGTTTGTCCTTTACCGCAGATTTTTATGTAAAGAATACGAAGAATGTGCTGATCAATTTGCCTTTACCTTCGCAGGCCGGCTTTGCCACCGCACCGGTAAACGGAGCTGCCACCCGGAATGTGGGACAGGAATTTTTAATCTCTTCCCGCAATATCGATCAGCCTGATTTGAAATGGAGTACAGACCTGAACATTTCTTTCAACAAAAATGAAGTGACCAGGATCTTTAATAATATAGAGTTCCTCAATGCATGGGGCGATGTGGATTCAAGGGGTAAAGCTATCGCATTGGCCGTAGGCTCCGGCCTGGGCGCCTTTTATGGTTATACCGCAGCAGGTGTGGATCCGGCTAATGGAGATCAGCTGTATCTCACTAAAGATGGCAAAACCACCCACAATCCTTCTCCAACAGATAGAACCGTTATTGGCAGTGCGCAACCTACTTTTGTATATGGATTAACCAATACACTTACCTATAAAAATTTCGACCTGACCGTATTTATTCAGGGCTCACAGGGAAATAAAATATTCAATGCCGCCAGGCTGGAATCAGAGGCGATGATCTTTGGGATCAACCAGAGTACCGCCATTCTCAACAGGTGGCGCAAAGAAGGCGATGTTACCGATATTCCCGGCGTTACCAAAGATGGCAGCACCAACAATTCACTGATCTCTACCCGCTTCCTGGAGAATGGCTCTTATCTGCGGTTCAAGACCATTACACTGTCGTACCGGTTTAGTCCTGAATTGCTGCGGCATATAGGATTAACGGCAGCTACCATCTATGTATCCGGTAATAACCTGATCACTATCACGAAATATAAAGGCTTTGATCCGGAAGTAAGTTCCAATGGCAGCGGGCTGGGTGCTGCTGCTGATGCTACACAGGCTACCAGCATAAATGATAACAGGAATATCTCCATCGGTATGGACAATGGTGCTTATCCGCAGTCAAAGATGTTCCTTTTCGGACTCAATGTAAGCTTGTAA
- a CDS encoding peptidoglycan-binding protein, whose translation MSTTDFYLQTLVTSTKYNSQTPVDDQALLYPDFLARLKSCVSQYRQTYPDQDITFTETYRSNTLQEQYFNNGASKIKTNGMHHYGIAADSIFIINGKRTYKGDINLIRSIYKQNGLTILGMWDALHAQYITIAQQQPLRNAVKAAIKKFQKDNDLVPDGIVGKKTIAMARKVFGQ comes from the coding sequence ATGAGCACAACAGATTTTTATTTGCAGACCCTCGTGACCAGTACAAAGTATAATTCACAAACGCCGGTAGATGATCAGGCGTTGTTGTATCCTGATTTCCTGGCAAGGCTGAAAAGCTGTGTCAGCCAGTACCGGCAAACATACCCGGATCAGGATATTACTTTTACAGAAACGTATAGGAGTAATACGTTACAGGAGCAATATTTCAATAATGGTGCGAGCAAGATCAAAACCAACGGCATGCATCATTACGGTATTGCCGCAGATAGCATCTTCATTATTAATGGTAAAAGAACCTATAAGGGAGATATCAACCTTATCCGCAGTATTTATAAACAGAATGGCTTAACTATCCTTGGAATGTGGGATGCCCTGCATGCGCAATATATTACCATCGCCCAACAGCAGCCTTTGAGAAATGCGGTCAAGGCTGCGATCAAAAAATTTCAAAAAGATAATGACCTGGTGCCGGATGGTATAGTTGGTAAGAAGACGATTGCGATGGCCAGGAAAGTATTTGGTCAGTAG
- a CDS encoding AraC family transcriptional regulator, whose product MMTAIQSPGSIQLGISDKISPLTKVYNALPSFYTQYSVNGAIVQYTEGNFGCFFRQELHNKDWIIGWMNIFITHPQVLCVVSALPVVTLQLNLEGSFCTKYGPLMTSPGECSLLYIPPRSKHRCYFKKGNYETVFISFSSRYLEIFMDQHPLLHTLYQNQQQHGPNTAALPFFYLPPLGLEILHKIRHCNQEGPLRQFRLQCWINELLLLYFTSIEQMNKPTAKHKADQEKRLQIVEDYIKKNYQSRITIPELSRIAGLNTTSFEKGFKKLFRRNPREHLEHYRIEQAAHLLKTTTQSVKEITYAIGFTDPNHFSQVFKKHFNCTPISFRKNGEPLHTNISNR is encoded by the coding sequence ATGATGACAGCTATCCAATCCCCGGGAAGTATTCAACTCGGAATATCCGATAAAATAAGTCCACTTACAAAAGTGTATAATGCCCTTCCCTCATTTTATACCCAATACAGCGTTAATGGGGCCATAGTGCAATATACGGAGGGTAACTTCGGTTGTTTTTTCCGGCAGGAGTTGCATAACAAGGACTGGATCATTGGGTGGATGAATATTTTCATTACGCACCCACAGGTATTATGTGTGGTCTCCGCACTTCCTGTAGTGACGTTGCAGCTAAACTTGGAAGGCTCTTTTTGCACCAAGTATGGTCCACTCATGACATCACCCGGGGAATGTTCCCTTCTGTATATACCACCACGCTCAAAACATCGTTGCTATTTTAAGAAGGGTAATTACGAAACAGTCTTCATATCTTTTTCATCGCGCTACTTGGAAATATTCATGGACCAGCATCCACTATTACATACCCTCTACCAGAACCAACAACAACATGGACCTAACACAGCAGCTCTGCCATTCTTCTATCTACCTCCTCTGGGGTTGGAAATATTACATAAGATCCGGCACTGCAATCAGGAAGGCCCGCTGCGGCAATTCAGACTTCAATGTTGGATCAATGAATTATTACTTTTATACTTTACCTCCATTGAACAAATGAACAAGCCTACAGCAAAGCATAAAGCAGACCAAGAAAAAAGATTACAAATTGTAGAAGATTACATCAAAAAAAATTACCAGTCAAGGATTACAATCCCGGAACTGAGTAGGATAGCCGGCCTGAATACAACTAGTTTTGAGAAAGGCTTCAAGAAGCTGTTTAGACGAAATCCTAGAGAACACCTGGAGCATTACCGGATCGAGCAGGCAGCGCATTTGCTGAAGACGACAACACAATCTGTTAAGGAAATCACCTATGCAATTGGCTTCACCGATCCAAACCATTTTTCACAGGTATTTAAGAAACATTTCAACTGCACCCCAATTTCATTTCGAAAAAATGGAGAACCTTTACATACAAATATTAGCAATAGATAG
- a CDS encoding TolC family protein, with protein MIRTAALLLLFFVVWLPQVHTQDRSMQYYLEAGTQHSPLLKDYRNQVLAAGIDSMRVRAGYGPQLSGVSTNSYAPAWRGYGYDNAITNGGQVSALIVASRQFVGRKNLDNQLQAVTIQNRGTQNTAAITKQELKKNIIAQYITAYGDWAQYSFNADVLKLLKDEAVLLKRLTETGTYKQTDYLTFLVTQQQQELLIRQVLIRYQYDYAQLNYLCGLTDTTFHALPDPALLLEHIPELENTVFFRQFQIDSMQLENSNAQIDFSYRPKLGLYADGGFNSTLALNPYKNFGVSAGLTVSVPIYDGRQRKMQHDKIVISQQTRQGYQDFYIQQYQQQIRQLAQQLQSTQELIDQANIQIRYADGLMVANRRLLMNGDVRIADYIIAINNYLNAKNIITEQQVNKYQLINQLNYWNSVN; from the coding sequence ATGATACGAACAGCCGCTTTACTACTACTATTTTTCGTGGTGTGGTTGCCGCAGGTCCATACACAGGACAGGAGTATGCAATACTACCTGGAAGCAGGTACGCAGCATAGCCCTTTGTTGAAAGACTACCGGAACCAGGTGCTGGCGGCAGGGATCGACAGTATGCGGGTGCGTGCGGGTTATGGTCCGCAGCTGAGTGGGGTGAGTACGAACAGCTATGCGCCGGCATGGCGTGGCTACGGTTATGATAACGCCATTACCAACGGCGGACAGGTAAGTGCGTTGATCGTGGCTTCCAGGCAGTTTGTTGGGAGGAAGAACCTGGATAACCAGTTACAGGCTGTCACCATTCAGAACCGGGGCACGCAGAATACCGCTGCTATTACGAAACAGGAACTGAAGAAAAATATCATCGCGCAATATATTACCGCCTATGGCGATTGGGCACAGTATAGTTTTAATGCAGACGTATTAAAGCTGCTGAAAGACGAAGCCGTTTTACTGAAACGACTTACGGAAACCGGCACCTACAAACAAACAGACTATCTCACCTTTCTGGTTACACAACAACAACAGGAGCTGCTGATCAGGCAGGTCCTGATCCGTTATCAATATGATTATGCACAGCTCAACTACCTCTGCGGCCTGACCGATACCACGTTTCATGCGTTGCCGGATCCGGCGTTGTTACTGGAACATATTCCGGAGCTGGAGAATACCGTGTTCTTCCGCCAGTTCCAGATCGATAGTATGCAACTGGAAAACAGTAATGCGCAGATCGATTTCAGCTACCGCCCAAAACTAGGTCTGTATGCCGATGGTGGCTTCAATTCTACATTGGCACTAAACCCATATAAAAACTTTGGTGTCAGTGCGGGGTTGACGGTCAGCGTACCTATTTATGACGGGCGGCAGCGGAAGATGCAGCATGATAAAATAGTGATCTCACAACAAACAAGACAGGGCTACCAGGATTTTTATATACAGCAATATCAGCAACAGATCAGGCAACTGGCGCAGCAGCTGCAATCCACGCAGGAGCTGATAGACCAGGCCAATATACAGATTAGGTATGCCGATGGGCTGATGGTGGCTAACCGCAGACTGCTGATGAATGGCGATGTGAGAATTGCAGACTATATCATTGCGATAAATAATTATCTCAATGCAAAAAATATTATCACAGAACAGCAGGTAAATAAATACCAGCTCATTAACCAGCTTAATTACTGGAACAGTGTTAATTAA
- a CDS encoding RagB/SusD family nutrient uptake outer membrane protein, producing the protein MKNRIFPNAVFLSVTTWLIISGCTKILDKQPVTDLITNTGATSISALDAENSLAGVYDAETGYAYGLEFNVLDRITNGDAKADNCYAGGDNPNNISIDLFTFNAANDNIGRDWKDAFGIVATANITLAQVAACTDPALTPTRKNQILGEVRFMRAYTYFDLVRLFGRVPIMLEPVDQTNSEALIASTLIPQSSVDSVYEAILADLWFARANVQADNTPPNKMVITKGAVNSILAKVYASMPTPNWDSVAYYCDQVIPNYSLVPNFNSLWDNSAKNNKEAIWEFNYVGYSKVGNWIPSQFLTGGWKKFNTPTNDLVNVYRAEGDSVRLKASITFVDYGWSDAYWKDPLHYPVLSKYPDPNDGTNDFYAIRLADILLLRAEAYNSKADIGNAAMMVNKVRARVGLPATTAANANDMALAIEKERRLELAFEGHRWFDLQRTGRALTVMNAFTNGAGQNLNYHVQDYQIIYPVPQNQLDNNLLLTQNPGY; encoded by the coding sequence ATGAAAAATAGAATCTTTCCGAATGCTGTTTTCTTATCCGTCACTACGTGGCTGATAATAAGTGGATGTACCAAAATACTGGACAAGCAACCTGTTACGGATCTTATTACCAACACAGGCGCTACCTCCATCAGCGCACTGGATGCAGAAAATTCTCTCGCCGGTGTATATGATGCGGAAACCGGTTACGCCTATGGCCTGGAGTTCAATGTGCTGGACCGTATCACCAACGGTGATGCCAAAGCAGATAACTGTTATGCCGGTGGCGATAACCCGAATAATATCAGCATAGACTTGTTTACTTTCAATGCCGCTAACGACAACATCGGGCGCGACTGGAAAGATGCTTTTGGTATCGTAGCTACAGCCAATATCACCCTTGCGCAGGTAGCGGCATGTACAGATCCTGCATTAACACCTACCCGAAAAAATCAGATCCTGGGAGAAGTACGTTTTATGCGGGCTTACACCTATTTCGACCTGGTACGCCTGTTTGGCCGTGTGCCCATCATGCTGGAGCCGGTAGATCAAACAAATTCTGAAGCACTGATCGCTTCTACGCTGATTCCACAATCATCCGTGGATTCCGTATACGAGGCTATCCTCGCCGATCTGTGGTTTGCCCGCGCCAATGTGCAGGCAGACAACACACCACCCAATAAGATGGTGATTACCAAGGGGGCCGTAAATTCAATCCTGGCAAAAGTATATGCGTCCATGCCTACGCCCAACTGGGATTCCGTGGCTTACTACTGCGATCAGGTGATTCCCAACTATTCGCTGGTACCCAACTTCAACAGCTTATGGGATAACTCCGCTAAAAACAACAAGGAAGCTATCTGGGAATTTAACTATGTGGGCTATAGCAAAGTAGGTAACTGGATACCATCACAGTTCCTCACCGGCGGCTGGAAGAAATTCAACACACCTACCAACGACCTCGTGAATGTTTACCGCGCGGAAGGCGATTCTGTTCGCCTGAAAGCCTCTATCACCTTCGTCGACTACGGCTGGAGTGATGCCTACTGGAAAGATCCCCTTCATTACCCGGTGTTGTCCAAATATCCTGATCCCAACGATGGTACCAACGATTTTTACGCGATCCGTCTCGCAGATATTTTACTGCTGCGCGCTGAAGCCTACAACAGCAAAGCCGACATCGGCAACGCTGCTATGATGGTTAACAAAGTACGCGCCCGTGTAGGGTTACCAGCAACCACCGCTGCCAATGCCAACGATATGGCGCTGGCCATCGAAAAGGAAAGACGGCTGGAACTGGCTTTTGAAGGGCATCGCTGGTTCGATCTGCAACGAACAGGCAGGGCATTAACAGTCATGAATGCATTCACTAATGGCGCCGGTCAGAACCTGAACTATCATGTACAGGATTATCAGATCATCTATCCCGTACCACAAAATCAGCTGGATAATAATCTGCTCCTGACACAAAATCCGGGGTATTGA